One Pyrus communis chromosome 4, drPyrComm1.1, whole genome shotgun sequence genomic region harbors:
- the LOC137732269 gene encoding pentatricopeptide repeat-containing protein At2g01860: MGHSFHSMDSLLSATNPLLFPQSFARNGRRLVAVAQRSNTRTRLPKNLRYPRRTKLPPDLLGIDPFLNNTSTSTDPSSRTEEFEVAAAAADEEGKEDGVIAWESDEIEAISSLFQGRIPQKPGMLNRQRPFPLPLPHKLRPLRLPTPKKHVKVPPVCDQVYKNPNALVGLAREIRSLGADEDVGRVLNNWVQFLRKGSLSMTIRELGHMGLPERALQTFSWAQKQPQLFPDDRLLASTVEVLARHHELKLPFNLDKFASLASRGVIEAMARGFIKGGSLHLAWKLVLVAKNSGRKLDPGLYAKLILKLGKNPDKHRLVMTLLDELGEREDMNLSQQDCTAIMKVCIRLGKFEVVESVYDWFRQSGHDPSVVMYTTLIHSRYSQKKYREALALVWEMEASNCLFDFPAYRVAVKLFVALNDHPRAVRYFSKLKEAGFSPTYDVYLDMIKIYVVSGRLAKCRDVFKEVEIAGLKLDKETMSQLLQLER; this comes from the coding sequence ATGGGTCATAGTTTTCATTCAATGGATTCTCTCTTGTCGGCTACAAATCCCCTTTTGTTCCCTCAAAGTTTTGCAAGAAATGGCCGCCGGCTGGTTGCAGTGGCGCAGCGTTCTAACACAAGGACACGACTTCCCAAGAACCTTCGCTACCCGCGGCGCACCAAGCTTCCTCCGGACCTCCTTGGAATCGACCCCTTCTTGAACAACACAAGCACTTCCACAGACCCTTCATCTCGAACCGAAGAATTCGAggtggcagcagcagcagcagatgaagaaggtaaagaagatgGCGTCATTGCGTGGGAATCAGATGAGATTGAAGCTATTTCATCCCTTTTCCAAGGGAGAATACCCCAGAAGCCCGGAATGCTGAATCGACAGAGGCCTTTCCCGCTCCCACTTCCTCACAAGCTTCGACCTTTGAGACTTCCCACGCCCAAGAAACATGTTAAGGTGCCGCCCGTATGCGACCAGGTGTACAAAAACCCTAATGCGCTTGTTGGGTTAGCAAGGGAAATCAGAAGCCTTGGAGCAGACGAAGACGTGGGACGAGTTCTGAACAATTGGGTTCAGTTTCTTAGAAAAGGCTCTCTTTCCATGACAATTAGGGAATTGGGTCATATGGGTCTCCCCGAGAGAGCTCTGCAGACCTTCTCTTGGGCTCAGAAACAGCCTCAACTCTTCCCCGATGACCGCCTTTTGGCTTCAACGGTTGAGGTCCTGGCAAGGCACCACGAGCTTAAACTGCCTTTCAATTTGGACAAGTTTGCTAGTTTGGCAAGTCGTGGAGTGATTGAGGCAATGGCAAGAGGGTTCATTAAAGGAGGAAGCTTGCATCTAGCTTGGAAGCTTGTATTGGTAGCTAAGAATAGTGGAAGAAAGTTGGATCCGGGTTTATATGCTAAGCTGATACTCAAGCTTGGGAAGAACCCCGATAAGCACAGGCTTGTAATGACCTTACTCGACGAGCTTGGAGAAAGGGAAGACATGAATTTAAGTCAGCAGGATTGTACTGCTATTATGAAAGTGTGCATTAGGCTTGGGAAATTTGAAGTTGTGGAGAGTGTTTATGACTGGTTTAGACAATCTGGGCATGATCCAAGTGTCGTTATGTATACAACTCTGATTCATAGCCGCTATTCGCAGAAGAAATACAGGGAGGCTCTAGCTTTGGTTTGGGAAATGGAGGCTTCAAATTGTCTCTTTGATTTTCCAGCTTATCGTGTGGCAGTAAAGCTTTTTGTTGCTCTGAATGATCATCCAAGGGCAGTAAGATATTTCTCAAAGCTTAAGGAAGCAGGTTTCTCTCCAACATATGATGTATATTTAGACATGATTAAAATTTACGTGGTTTCTGGGAGGCTGGCTAAGTGCAGGGATGTATTCAAGGAGGTAGAAATAGCAGGATTGAAGTTAGATAAAGAAACAATGTCTCAGTTGTTGCAAttagaaagataa